CGGCGGCGGGTACATCGGGCTGGCGTACGCGACGAGCCTCTGGCAGCTGTACCTGCTGTACTCGCTGGGCGCGGTCGGCGTCGGCATCGTCTACACCGTCGCGGTCAACACCGCGGTCAAGTGGTTCCCCGACCGGACGGGGCTGACGACCGGCGTCGGCACGATGGCGTTCGCGGCCGGGAGCGCCCTCGTCGTCCCGTACGTCCGCGCGAACGCGACCGTGTCGGCGTACAGCGACGTGCTCCGCAACGTCGGGCTCGGAATCTTGGTCGTGACGCTCGTCGGCTCGTTCCTCCTGCGAGACCCGCCGACGGACTGGCTGGATCGGCAGAACGGCGGCGACGACGGCGACGAGGCCGGCGACGAGGGACTCGCGGCGTCGATCCGCGGCCGCAACTACTCCACGCGGGAGATGCTCTCGACGTGGCAGTTCTGGCTCCTGTACGCGATGTTCATCGCGATGGCGAGCGCCGACCTGATCGTCATCGCGAACGTGGTCCGGTTCGCGGAGAACTTCGGGCTGGCGGCGCTCGTCGCGACGCTCTCCGCCACCCTCCTCCCCGTCGCCGCGGGCGTTTCGCGGCTGATCCTCGGCGAGGCGATAGACCGGTTCAGCCGCAAGCGCGTGATGGCCGGATCCTTCCTCCTCGCCGGGCTGTTCCGGATCGGGCTGGTGGGCGCCGGCGAGGCCGGAAACGGCGCCGTCTTCGTCGCGTTCGTCCTCGGCGCGATGTTCTTCTCCTCGCCGCTGTACGTCTTCTTCCCGTCGCTCCTGGCCGACTACTACGGCGCGGCCAACTCCTCCGGCAACTACGCGGTCCTGTACACCGCGAAGGTCGGCGGCGGCGTCTTCTCCGGCACCGTCGCCGGCTACCTCGTCGCCACGCTCGGGTGGACCCCGACATTCACGCTGGGCGGCGGACTCGCGCTCGCGGCCGGGCTGGCGGTGTTCGCTCTCCGGCCGCCGAGCGGGTCCGGACTGAAGACGGGGGGGCCGGCGGCCACGGACTGAGGGCGCGGCGGGTCACGGCGCGGTCCCGACCACGGCGTAGAACGGGTCCCCGCTTGGGCGCTCCGCGATCCGTTCCGAGGCCGGGAACCCGCCGGCCGCGAGGTACCGCTCGACGAGGTCGGCGCGCTCGTCCATCGAGGCGGCCCGCCACGCGCGGACCGCCTTGGTCGGGAACATCCGGTTCGAGAAGCTGACGACGGCCGTCCCGCCGGGCGCGAGGACCCGGGCGAACTCCGCGAAGACGGCTCCCGGGTACTGGAGGTACTGGACCGACAGCGCACAGCAGACGGCGTCGAAGGCGTCGTCGGCAAAGGGGAGCGACTGGTCCCGGTTCAGGTCGCTGACGACGTGCTCGTCGAGCCGGTCGTTGGCGGCCAGTTCCGCCTCGTTGAGTCCGTGGCCGACGACGCGTTCGTAGTCCGCGTCGGGCAGGTGCGAGACCCAGCTGCTCATCGCGTCGAGGACGCGGTCGCCGGGGTCGGTCACGGACGCGTACAGCGCGGTCAGCCTGTCGAGGAAGGCGTCGTCGGCGTGGGTGACGAACCGCGGCTCGTCGTAGAACGCCCCGTCGGGCCGGTCGTCCCGCTTGCGCCGGTCGCGGTTGGAAAGGACGGTCGTCACGGTACCGGAACACGGGGCGCGGGAAGTAAGAGGGCGTCGCCGGTGGCCCCCGAGCCGCGGTCCACCGGACGGCTTTTTGCGACGCGCGTTTTACCAATTGGTAATGAACAACGCCGCCAGGGCCGACAGCGGCCTCTTCCACGCGCCGCGGTCCGACGTCTTTCAGAACCAGGGGACGTTCCGCACTCGGTTCAATTTCCCGGGCCGGAACCTCCCGGACCGCGACGACCACGGGTACGGCCCGCTCTCGACGGTCGTCGAGTCGTTCATGGACCCCGGCACGCTGATCCGGATGCACCAGCACCGCGACGAGGAGATCGTCTCGTGGGTCCCCGCGGGCGTGATGCGCCACGACGACCGCGAGGGCAACGAACTCGTCACCGACTCCGAGCACCTCCTCGTGATGAACGCGGGCGCGGGGTTCTGGCACGCCGAGGAGACGCTCGCGGACGACCCGCCCCTCCGGATGCTCCAGATATTCGTCCGCCCGCAAGAGACCGGCTTGGAGCCCGGAATCCAGCACGGGCCGCTCCCGGACCCCGAGCCGAACGCGTGGCGTCGCGTGTTCGCGCCCGCGGGGTCCGACCACCCGTTCACCGTGCGCAACGCGGTCGACTGCTACGACGTCCGCCTCGACGCGGACGCAGGGGCGACGCTCCCCGAAATTGAGGGCCGCGACGCCTACGTGTACGTCTTCGAGGGGGACGCCGACGTCGACGGCGTCGCGCTCGACGAGACGGAGAGCGCCCTGTGGACCGGCGACGGCGCCCCGCCGACCGTGACCGCGGGCGACGAGGGCGCGACCGCCGTAGCGTTCCTCATCGACCCGGACGCGCCCGTGACGCGGCAGGGGACGATCGGGCGATAAGGGACGGCGGGACCGACTTCGGGAGTGTGCGAATCGCGGCTGCGGGAGCGATACGGTATTTAAATATTCGCGAGCGGCGGCGACAATCGCTTATAAAGAATGGTGCGGCGGCGCGTGCCTGCGAGCGGCCGCCCTCGGCGGCCGCGAGACAGCACGCGCGAGGGAGTCGGCGGTCCGGAGCGAAGCGGAGGACCGCCGACGAGGCTGGGGAGGCGTGAGGCTGCGGTGCTGTGCGGGGCGGGACTCAAAGGGGCAGCCGTGAGGCGGGCGCAGGCGACGTAAGGACCACAGGGAAGGAGCGAGCAGCGCGAGCGACCGACCGAGGACCGCAACGAGCGTGCGCCCGCCTCACGGCTGGGGCTTTGAAGATGTCCGCCATCGATCCGTCAGTAGCAGTTTATAAACAAGCGGTTGTGACTTCGGAGAGGTACCCCGTAGAGTCGCTGTTTGTTTATAAACGACCAACAGAGACGACCAATTCAACTTATAAATCCTCATCGAGTCGGAAAGGCTCAACTCCCGGCCCGACGAACCCCGAGCCATGCGCACCCCGCTCGCGGCCGCCGGACTCGTCGCGCTCGGCGTCCTCCTGATGGCGAACCCCCTGTTCCTCCCCGTCTCGGTCGGCGAGCCGAACCCCGCCTACACGCACACCGTTCAGCCGGTGACCGATGGGTCGGTCGCCGGCATCGAGTCGCCCGCGACCGGCGCGGGCAACGGGACCGACGGAGACAGCGGGTCCGACGGAGAAAACGACTCCAATGCCTCGGACGCGGTCGTCGCGTACGCCGACCTCG
The sequence above is a segment of the Halorubrum sp. 2020YC2 genome. Coding sequences within it:
- a CDS encoding class I SAM-dependent methyltransferase, which translates into the protein MTTVLSNRDRRKRDDRPDGAFYDEPRFVTHADDAFLDRLTALYASVTDPGDRVLDAMSSWVSHLPDADYERVVGHGLNEAELAANDRLDEHVVSDLNRDQSLPFADDAFDAVCCALSVQYLQYPGAVFAEFARVLAPGGTAVVSFSNRMFPTKAVRAWRAASMDERADLVERYLAAGGFPASERIAERPSGDPFYAVVGTAP
- a CDS encoding OFA family MFS transporter, encoding MGEDSDEGGSAVDEGEVGGGPADGRDGEAAGGVDYAARAAEVLGFSRWWQIAAAAGMMAAVSPYQYVWSSIEQPLADSLDIALPALGAVFSFYVVFQSLSQFPAGKWRDSRGPGALTFLAALLAGGGYIGLAYATSLWQLYLLYSLGAVGVGIVYTVAVNTAVKWFPDRTGLTTGVGTMAFAAGSALVVPYVRANATVSAYSDVLRNVGLGILVVTLVGSFLLRDPPTDWLDRQNGGDDGDEAGDEGLAASIRGRNYSTREMLSTWQFWLLYAMFIAMASADLIVIANVVRFAENFGLAALVATLSATLLPVAAGVSRLILGEAIDRFSRKRVMAGSFLLAGLFRIGLVGAGEAGNGAVFVAFVLGAMFFSSPLYVFFPSLLADYYGAANSSGNYAVLYTAKVGGGVFSGTVAGYLVATLGWTPTFTLGGGLALAAGLAVFALRPPSGSGLKTGGPAATD
- a CDS encoding pirin family protein, with the protein product MNNAARADSGLFHAPRSDVFQNQGTFRTRFNFPGRNLPDRDDHGYGPLSTVVESFMDPGTLIRMHQHRDEEIVSWVPAGVMRHDDREGNELVTDSEHLLVMNAGAGFWHAEETLADDPPLRMLQIFVRPQETGLEPGIQHGPLPDPEPNAWRRVFAPAGSDHPFTVRNAVDCYDVRLDADAGATLPEIEGRDAYVYVFEGDADVDGVALDETESALWTGDGAPPTVTAGDEGATAVAFLIDPDAPVTRQGTIGR